From Triticum urartu cultivar G1812 unplaced genomic scaffold, Tu2.1 TuUngrouped_contig_3772, whole genome shotgun sequence, a single genomic window includes:
- the LOC125527394 gene encoding uncharacterized protein LOC125527394, with amino-acid sequence MAAAAAPAPSSSSPGWDFTCNFEVDYGSEEHASVVYKTLAVDKELQPDKVRREMTVSGGKLLVRFEAVEARFLRASFSAFVDLMVLITKLVEEYGVSKEEHS; translated from the exons ATGGCTGCTGCCGCGGCGCCAGccccctcttcttcctcccctggCTGGGACTTCACCTG CAACTTTGAAGTTGATTATGGATCCGAAGAACATGCTTCCGTTGTCTACAAGACGTTAGCTGTTGACAAGGAG TTGCAGCCAGATAAGGTCCGGAGGGAGATGACTGTTTCTGGTGGCAAGCTCCTCGT GCGCTTTGAAGCAGTAGAGGCTCGATTTCTGCGAGCTTCATTCAGCGCATTTGTCGATCTTATGGTACTTATCACGAAGCTTGTGGAAGAGTATGGCGTAAGCAAGGAAGAGCATTCCTGA
- the LOC125527393 gene encoding probable receptor-like protein kinase At1g30570 translates to MLRTRILVLAAVSIVFANLQFLKAHGRELFLSCGSNATADADGRRWIGDMAPDLNFTLSSPGIAALLAGSSNGSEIMAPVYRSARFFTTTSWYDFSLLPGNYCVRLHFFPSAFRNFSANGSVFDVVANDFKLVSKFNVSEEIVWRNSVSNWAATAVVKEYFLAVNGSRLQIEFDPRPGSFAFVNAIEVMLTPDNSFNGTVNKVGGVDAHIPPELSGRAVETMYRLNVGGPALASSHDQYLHRPWYTDEAFMFSANAALIVSNTSAIKYVSSNDSSIAPLDVYETARIMGNNMVMDKRFNVTWRFFVHPNFDYLVRLHFCELVYDKPSQRIFKVYINNKTAAENYDVYNRAGGINKAYHEDYFDSLPQQVDSLWLQLGPDSMTSASGTDALLNGLEIFKLSRSGNLDYVLGHIDMGNKRGRSKGRSRIGLWEEVGIGSAAFVALVSVALFSWCYVRRKRKAVNEEVPAGWHPLVLHEAMKSTTDARASRKAPLARNSSSIGHRMGRRFSIADIRAATKNFDESLVIGSGGFGKVYKGEVDDGITVAIKRANPLCGQGLKEFETEIEMLSKLRHRHLVAMIGYCEEQKEMILVYEYMAKGTLRSHLYGSTLPPLTWKQRVDACIGAARGLHYLHTGADRGIIHRDVKTTNILLDKNFVAKIADFGLSKTGPTLDQTHVSTAIRGSFGYLDPEYFRRQQLTQKSDVYSFGVVLFEVACARPVIDPSVPKDQINLAEWAMRWQRQRSLEAIADPRLDGDYSPESLKKFGDIAEKCLADDGRTRPSMGEVLWHLEYVLQLHEAYKRNVDCESFGSSELGFADMSFSMPHIREGEEEHHPKKSGIREDSAP, encoded by the coding sequence ATGCTCCGGACGAGGATACTCGTGCTGGCTGCTGTGAGCATCGTGTTCGCCAACCTGCAGTTCTTGAAGGCTCACGGGAGGGAGCTGTTTCTGAGCTGCGGCTCCAACGCCACCGCCGATGCCGATGGCCGGAGATGGATTGGCGACATGGCCCCTGACCTGAATTTCACTCTGAGCAGCCCGGGGATCGCTGCTCTGTTGGCCGGGAGCAGCAATGGCAGTGAAATCATGGCGCCGGTGTACCGCTCCGCGCGCTTCTTTACCACCACATCTTGGTATGACTTCAGCCTGCTGCCGGGGAACTACTGCGTCAGGCTGCATTTCTTCCCGTCCGCATTCAGGAATTTCAGTGCAAACGGTTCGGTGTTCGATGTCGTCGCCAATgacttcaagctggtgtccaagTTTAACGTGTCGGAGGAGATTGTCTGGAGAAACTCGGTGAGCAATTGGGCCGCCACTGCGGTTGTCAAGGAGTACTTTCTTGCAGTCAATGGTTCTCGCCTGCAGATCGAGTTTGATCCAAGGCCCGGTTCATTTGCATTTGTGAATGCGATCGAGGTGATGCTCACTCCAGATAATTCCTTCAACGGCACGGTGAACAAAGTTGGTGGTGTGGATGCACACATTCCTCCTGAATTAAGCGGCCGAGCTGTCGAGACTATGTATCGGCTGAATGTTGGAGGGCCTGCACTTGCATCTTCACATGATCAGTATCTTCATAGACCATGGTACACTGATGAAGCATTCATGTTTTCTGCCAATGCTGCTTTGATTGTGTCCAATACTTCAGCCATAAAGTATGTCTCAAGCAACGACTCCTCAATTGCTCCCCTTGATGTCTATGAGACCGCGAGAATCATGGGCAACAACATGGTCATGGACAAGAGGTTTAATGTGACATGGCGGTTCTTTGTCCACCCCAATTTTGATTACTTGGTCCGCCTTCATTTTTGTGAGCTTGTCTATGACAAGCCCAGCCAGAGGATCTTCAAGGTCTACATCAACAACAAGACAGCTGCTGAGAACTACGATGTGTACAACAGGGCCGGAGGTATTAACAAGGCATATCATGAGGACTACTTTGACAGCTTGCCGCAACAGGTAGACTCACTCTGGCTTCAGCTAGGCCCAGACTCCATGACCAGTGCTTCAGGTACAGATGCACTTCTCAATGGTTTGGAGATATTCAAGCTCAGCAGGAGTGGCAACCTTGATTATGTGCTTGGTCATATTGATATGGGCAACAAAAGGGGGCGTTCCAAGGGTCGGAGCAGGATAGGTTTATGGGAAGAAGTTGGTATTGGCTCGGCCGCTTTTGTGGCCCTGGTAAGTGTTGCTCTATTCTCATGGTGCTATGTAAGGAGGAAACGAAAAGCTGTTAACGAGGAGGTCCCTGCTGGTTGGCACCCTCTGGTCCTCCATGAGGCTATGAAAAGCACTACAGATGCCCGCGCATCCAGAAAAGCACCCTTGGCACGCAATTCATCTTCCATTGGTCATAGGATGGGCAGGCGATTCAGCATTGCAGATATTAGAGCTGCCACAAAAAACTTTGACGAGTCATTGGTCATTGGTTCTGGAGGTTTTGGCAAGGTTTACAAGGGTGAGGTCGATGATGGCATTACAGTCGCAATCAAGCGTGCAAATCCATTATGTGGTCAGGGCCTGAAAGAATTTGAAACAGAGATCGAGATGCTCTCCAAGCTTAGGCACCGGCACCTTGTTGCGATGATTGGCTATTGTGAAGAGCAGAAGGAGATGATTCTGGTCTATGAATACATGGCCAAGGGGACATTGCGAAGCCATCTCTATGGAAGTACCCTACCACCTTTGACATGGAAGCAACGGGTTGATGCCTGCATTGGTGCGGCCAGGGGCCTTCACTACCTCCACACGGGAGCAGATCGAGGTATAATTCATAGGGATGTTAAGACTACTAACATCCTGTTGGACAAGAACTTTGTTGCAAAAATAGCAGATTTTGGGTTGTCGAAAACCGGACCGACACTGGACCAGACCCATGTTAGTACAGCAATCAGGGGTAGCTTCGGGTATCTTGATCCAGAGTACTTCCGGAGGCAGCAACTGACACAAAAATCCGATGTGTATTCTTTTGGTGTGGTGCTCTTTGAAGTTGCTTGTGCCAGGCCGGTTATAGACCCCTCAGTGCCGAAGGATCAAATCAACTTGGCAGAATGGGCTATGAGATGGCAGCGTCAGCGTTCGCTGGAAGCAATAGCGGATCCACGGCTGGATGGTGACTACTCGCCAGAATCCTTGAAGAAGTTTGGTGATATCGCGGAGAAGTGTCTTGCTGATGATGGGAGAACCAGGCCATCAATGGGTGAGGTCTTGTGGCACCTGGAGTATGTGCTGCAGCTCCATGAAGCTTACAAACGCAACGTGGATTGCGAGTCATTTGGAAGCAGTGAACTGGGGTTCGCTGATATGTCTTTTAGCATGCCTCACatcagagagggagaagaggagcATCACCCAAAGAAATCAGGTATCAGAGAAGATTCAGCCCCTTGA